From one Anopheles bellator chromosome 1, idAnoBellAS_SP24_06.2, whole genome shotgun sequence genomic stretch:
- the LOC131205558 gene encoding sodium-dependent nutrient amino acid transporter 1-like, translating to METPTTGGATGVTWPSQLNGVGTPPESVPRPTADRPVREKWGRSIEFLLSCVALSVGFGNVWRFPYTAMKNGGGAFLIPYLIVLFLVGRPLYYLEMVMGQFSARGCVKVFDVAPLMRGVGIAQTLSLTVILGYYAAVLAIAARYFFASFGSPLPWGRCAAQWEGCVDSEFQGRVSNASLRPSAEFYFNHSVLHNRWTLDEGLGLPDWKLALCLLFCWLCISGILLRGIRSAGKASYFLAIFPYVILLVLLVRTSTLAGAGDGILYLMQPQWAKLVDVEVWYAAVTQCFFSLTISLGAVIVFASYNNFNNNIYRDAMIISVLDTFTSVISGIVVFGIVGNIAHVTGSRVESMQLAGPQLTFITYPDAIAKFDVAQNVFAVMFFFMFFLLGLGSNTGIVTTIVTAIRDRFPRLAHWKVVVGLSVFGFACGLVYITPGGLLVLDITDKYGVTLTTLTLAMLEIVTFCWIYGVGRITVDIRFMLGRSTGWFWRACWGCVTMAIIFAIWLFSFIHYKPFDVPTGYTVFGWCLFSFIVLQVVAWGAHELLGRSEKGLCSKLVAASKPTADWGPEDATARNQYQAEVAKTQPECEGRSVVREVLDRIFRKSVAIPKD from the exons ATGGAGACGCCAACG ACCGGTGGCGCCACCGGCGTCACGTGGCCGTCTCAATTGAATGGCGTCGGTACCCCGCCGGAATCCGTTCCCCGGCCTACGGCCGATCGTCCGGTCCGTGAGAAGTGGGGCCGCAGCATAGAGTTCCTGCTGTCATGCGTCGCCCTGTCCGTAGGTTTCGGCAACGTTTGGCGCTTTCCGTACACGGCGATGAAGAACGGAGGCGGGGCGTTCCTGATCCCTTACCTGATCGTGCTGTTCCTGGTCGGGCGACCCCTCTACTATCTGGAGATGGTGATGGGCCAGTTCTCGGCCCGCGGTTGCGTCAAGGTGTTTGATGTGGCGCCGCTGATGCGTGGCGTTGGCATCGCGCAAACCCTGTCCTTAACCGTCATCCTCGGGTACTACGCGGCGGTCCTTGCGATCGCGGCTCGTTACTTCTTCGCCTCGTTCGGAAGTCCGCTGCCGTGGGGTCGTTGTGCGGCGCAGTGGGAGGGTTGCGTTGACTCCGAGTTTCAGGGCCGAGTGTCCAACGCCAGTCTGCGACCGTCGGCCGAGTTCTACTTTAATCACTCGGTGCTACACAATCGGTGGACGCTGGACGAGGGCCTCGGGCTGCCGGACTGGAAACTGGCGTTGTGTCTGCTGTTCTGCTGGCTGTGCATTTCCGGTATTCTCCTGAGGGGAATCCGTAGCGCCGGCAAGGCGTCCTACTTTCTGGCCATCTTCCCGTACGTGAtcctgctggtgttgctggtgcgaACCAGCACACTGGCCGGGGCTGGCGATGGGATACTGTATCTGATGCAGCCACAGTGGGCGAAGCTCGTCGATGTCGAG GTTTGGTACGCAGCGGTCACGCAATGCTTCTTCTCGCTCACCATCTCACTCGGTGCGGTCATCGTGTTTGCTTCGTACaacaatttcaacaacaacatttaCCG TGACGCCATGATCATATCGGTCCTGGACACCTTCACCTCCGTCATCTCCGGTATCGTGGTGTTCGGCATCGTCGGCAACATCGCACACGTGACCGGGAGTCGGGTGGAAAGCATGCAGCTGGCCGGACCTCAGCTAACGTTCATCACCTACCCGGACGCGATCGCCAAGTTTGACGTGGCCCAAAATGTGTTTGCGgtgatgtttttcttcatgTTTTTCCTGCTCGGGTTGGGCAGCAACACCGGCATCGTGACGACCATCGTGACGGCGATTCGCGATCGGTTCCCGCGGTTGGCCCACTGGAAGGTGGTGGTCGGCCTGTCGGTCTTTGGGTTCGCCTGTGGTCTCGTCTACATTACGCCG GGTggtttgctggtgctggacaTAACGGACAAATATGGCGTAACCCTGACGACGCTCACGCTGGCGATGCTGGAAATCGTTACTTTCTGCTGGATCTACGGCGTCGGGCGGATTACGGTGGACATCCGGTTCATGCTGGGCCGATCGACCGGGTGGTTCTGGAGGGCGTGCTGGGGCTGCGTGACGATGGCCATCATTTTCGCCATCTGGCTGTTCAGCTTCATCCATTACAAACCGTTCGATGTTCCGACGGGCTATACCGTCTTTGGATGGTGTCTCTTCTCGTTCATCGTCCTGCAAGTGGTGGCCTGGGGAGCCCACGAGTTGCTTGGCCGAAGCGAGAAGGGTCTGTGCTCGAAACTGGTGGCCGCCTCTAAACCGACCGCCGACTGGGGTCCTGAGGATGCAACGGCCAGGAATCAGTATCAGGCGGAAGTGGCGAAGACGCAACCGGAATGCGAAGGAAGAAGCGTTGTGCGGGAAGTGCTTGACAGGATCTTCCGAAAAAGTGTTGCCATTCCGAAGGACTAA
- the LOC131210183 gene encoding sodium-dependent nutrient amino acid transporter 1-like: protein MESSTTITESDSDTKNITSGTREKWGRDIEFMLSCIAYSVGFGNIWKFPYTALKYGGGAFLLPYLIVLFVVGRPIYYLEMVLGQFSSRGVVKLYDLAPAMRGIGVAQTIAMFVVMTYYAPVLAITFRYFVASFSSTLPWSECDPSWANCINSSFTGKQNTSNVSSLVKSSAELYFNIDITHKAPSLDNGLGMPDWRLTLCLLFAWIVVATILVRGAKSTGKASYFLAIFPYVIMVVLLIQTLLLDGAMDGIMYFFKPQWDQLLSVKVWYEAVTQCFFSLSVCYGGIVAYSSFNNFSNNVHRDAVIISWLDTFTSIIAGCIVFGVIGNLAYVSGEPDIQKLASSGAGLTFITYPDAIAKFQFLPQLFAVLFFLMLFVVGVGSNLGVTTSIITAIRDQRPDLKHWWVVAATVTVGFFLGLLYLTPGGFEFLDVVDYYGAKYVSLTFAVLELATVAWIYGVDRICRDIQFMLGMSTSLYWRLCWGVIAPIATLLILIFSFTEFELQKVPVGYNVLGIFIYALAVLQLPGWYIYAVRRRRRKQTESLRKAARNALKPLDVWGPEDDELRSRYLAEEEQFEQSKTAPLGWGQRIRRRVFNAA, encoded by the exons ATGGAATCCAGTACGACAATCACGGAATCGGACAGTGACACGAAGAATATCACGTCCGGTACACGTGAGAAATGGGGCCGCGATATCGAGTTTATGCTGTCCTGCATCGCCTATTCGGTCGGTTTTGGTAACATCTGGAAGTTCCCGTACACGGCACTGAAGTACGGAGGCGGTGCCTTTCTGCTGCCTTATCTGATCGTACTGTTTGTGGTCGGGCGACCGATCTACTACCTGGAGATGGTGCTGGGACAGTTCTCTAGCCGGGGCGTGGTGAAGCTGTACGACTTGGCACCGGCCATGCGAG GCATCGGAGTGGCCCAAACGATCGCAATGTTCGTGGTGATGACCTACTACGCCCCGGTGCTGGCCATCACGTTCCGCTACTTTGTGGCCTCGTTCAGCAGCACCCTGCCCTGGAGTGAGTGTGATCCTTCGTGGGCAAACTGTATCAACTCGTCGTTCACCGGCAAACAGAACACCTCGAACGTGTCGAGCTTGGTGAAATCATCGGCGGAGCTGTACTTTAA CATTGACATCACCCATAAAGCGCCCTCACTCGACAACGGTCTGGGGATGCCGGATTGGCGGTTAACCCTGTGTCTGCTGTTCGCGTGGATCGTGGTCGCTACGATCCTCGTTCGGGGGGCCAAAAGCACCGGCAAGGCATCGTACTTTCTGGCCATCTTCCCGTACGTGATCATGGTGGTGCTACTCATCCAGACGCTCCTCCTGGACGGGGCAATGGACGGGATAATGTATTTCTTCAAACCCCAGTGGGATCAGCTGTTGAGCGTGAAG GTTTGGTACGAAGCCGTCACGCAGTGCTTCTTCTCGCTGTCGGTGTGTTACGGAGGGATCGTCGCCTATTCGTCCTTTAACAACTTCAGCAACAATGTCCACCGGGATGCCGTCATAATCTCCTGGCTCGACACGTTCACCTCGATCATCGCCGGTTGCATCGTGTTCGGGGTGATCGGGAACCTGGCGTACGTGAGCGGTGAGCCGGACATCCAGAAGCTGGCCAGCAGCGGGGCGGGGCTCACGTTCATCACCTACCCGGACGCGATCGCCAAGTTCCAGTTTCTGCCGCAGCTGTTTGCGGTCCTGTTCTTTCTGATGCTGTTCGTCGTCGGAGTCGGCAGCAATCTGGGTGTGACGACGAGCATCATCACGGCCATCCGCGACCAACGGCCCGACCTGAAGCAttggtgggtggtggcggcgaccgTAACGGTTGGGTTTTTCCTTGGCCTGCTCTACCTCACGCCCGGTGGCTTCGAGTTTCTCGACGTGGTCGATTACTACGGCGCGAAGTATGTGTCGCTCACGTTTGCCGTGCTGGAGCTGGCGACCGTCGCGTGGATCTACGGTGTCGATCGGATCTGTCGCGATATTCAGTTCATGCTGGGCATGAGCACCTCGCTCTACTGGCGCCTGTGCTGGGGTGTGATCGCCCCGATCGCCACGCTCCTCATTCTGATCTTCAGCTTTACGGAGTTTGAACTGCAGAAGGTTCCGGTGGGCTACAACG TGCTCGGTATCTTTATCTACGCCCTTGCCGTTTTACAATTGCCCGGTTGGTACATCTATGCGGTCCGTCGGAGGCGTCGTAAGCAAACGGAATCACTGCGGAAGGCGGCCCGGAACGCCCTGAAGCCGCTGGATGTTTGGGGTCCGGAGGATGACGAGCTTCGCAGTCGGTATCTGGCGGAGGAGGAGCAGTTCGAACAGAGCAAAACCGCCCCGTTAGGCTGGGGTCAGCGCATCCGGCGACGAGTCTTCAACGCGGCCTGA
- the LOC131212581 gene encoding sodium-dependent nutrient amino acid transporter 1-like codes for MAGADNPAFVANGDDGASVPQQNGAATAEKPEKPERQQWNNGIEFLMSCIALSVGLGNVWKFPSTAFRNGGGAFVIPYLIVLLVVGRPIYYLEMVMGQFSSRGSVKVYDVSPIMRGIGIAQMVSICVVIVYYAATIATAIRFFIASFESPLPWSSCDVTWTGYNCVNSSNSGPTQSFNNTLPVKTSAELFYTHSVTGEGLLTDGEFGVPDWKLTLCLLFIWVAMTIMMIKGIRGSGKVAYFLALFPYVVLISFAIYAFTLEGAGEGLKYFITPDWDKLLDADVWKEAVSQCFFSLSICFGGVIAFSSYNNFSNNIYRDAMIISWLDTFTSLLSGSLVFAIIGHLGHLTNETDYTKVVYPGSGLTFITYPDALAKFEHVPNLFALLFFFMLLVLGVGSCTGLINSVITALHDSTPRLRTWKTVVVISVLGFGLGLLFVTPSSAKMLDYFDYYAVQFVTLTSGIFELVAFCWLYGFRNVSRDIQFMLKRRTGIMWQACWRFVTPLMLVVVLIIGLVQSQRPQGISDVYHVFGWLIYVAALVPIPLWGWCAVRKRTESTLWKRVVAATKPLSDWGPEDLEVRKRYLEFCDNYQPLESRWSRVRKLVRRGPKTYRVSV; via the exons ATGGCCGGAGCAGACAATCCGGCGTTTGTGGCGAACGGTGACGATGGTGCGTCGGTTCCGCAACAAAATGGAGCTGCCACAGCCGAGAAGCCCGAGAAGCCGGAGCGGCAGCAGTGGAACAATGGGATCGAGTTCCTAATGTCCTGTATCGCCCTGTCGGTCGGGCTGGGCAACGTGTGGAAGTTTCCGTCGACGGCCTTCCGCAACGGGGGCGGTGCGTTCGTGATCCCGTATCTGATCGTGCTGCTGGTCGTTGGCCGCCCGATCTACTATCTGGAGATGGTGATGGGCCAGTTCTCGAGCCGGGGCAGCGTCAAGGTGTACGACGTTTCGCCCATTATGCGAG GGATCGGTATCGCGCAGATGGTGTCAATTTGCGTGGTGATTGTCTACTATGCcgccacgatcgccaccgccatccgCTTTTTTATCGCCTCGTTCGAGAGCCCACTGCCCTGGTCATCCTGTGACGTCACCTGGACCGGCTACAACTGTGTCAACTCCTCGAACTCGGGCCCGACGCAATCGTTCAACAACACGCTGCCGGTGAAAACGTCGGCCGAGCTGTTCTACAC ACACTCCGTCACCGGTGAGGGACTGCTGACCGACGGTGAGTtcggagtgccggactggaaGCTCACCCTCTGTCTGCTGTTCATCTGGGTCGCGATGACGATCATGATGATCAAGGGTATCCGCGGGTCGGGCAAGGTGGCGTACTTCCTGGCCCTCTTCCCCTACGTGGTGCTGATCTCGTTCGCCATCTACGCCTTCACGCTGGAAGGGGCCGGCGAGGGCCTGAAGTACTTCATCACGCCCGACTGGGACAAGCTGCTGGACGCCGACGTGTGGAAGGAGGCCGTCTCGCAGTGCTTCTTCTCGCTGTCGATCTGTTTCGGCGGTGTGATCGCGTTCTCCTCGTACAACAacttcagcaacaacatctACCGGGACGCGATGATCATCTCGTGGCTGGACACGTTCACATCGCTACTGTCCGGTTCTCTGGTGTTCGCCATCATCGGGCATCTCGGCCACCTGACCAACGAGACCGACTACACGAAGGTGGTGTATCCTGGCAGTGGCCTCACCTTCATCACGTACCCGGACGCGCTGGCCAAGTTCGAGCACGTCCCGAATCTGTTCGCGCTCCTGTTTTTCTTCATGCTCCTGGTGCTTGGGGTCGGCAGCTGTACCGGGCTGATCAACAGCGTGATCACGGCTCTGCACGACAGCACGCCACGGTTACGCACGTGGAAAACCGTGGTGGTGATCAGTGTGCTGGGCTTCGGCCTCGGGCTGCTCTTCGTGACCCCGTCCAGTGCGAAGATGCTGGACTATTTCGACTACTACGCGGTACAGTTCGTCACGCTGACGTCGGGCATTTTCGAGCTGGTTGCCTTCTGCTGGCTGTACGGGTTCCGGAATGTGTCCCGGGATATACAGTTCATGCTGAAGCGACGGACCGGGATCATGTGGCAGGCGTGCTGGCGTTTCGTGACCCCGCTGATGCTGGTCGTCGTGCTGATCATCGGTTTGGTGCAGAGTCAGCGACCCCAGGGGATTTCCGATGTGTACCACG TATTCGGCTGGCTCATCTACGTGGCGGCCCTCGTTCCGATCCCTCTGTGGGGTTGGTGTGCGGTGCGCAAGCGCACCGAATCGACCCTCTGGAAGCgcgtggtggccgccacgAAACCCCTGTCCGATTGGGGCCCGGAAGATTTGGAGGTGCGCAAACGGTATCTGGAGTTCTGCGACAACTATCAGCCGCTCGAGTCCCGCTGGTCCCGGGTCCGGAAGCTGGTGCGCCGAGGTCCCAAAACCTACCGCGTGTCCGTTTGA
- the LOC131206454 gene encoding uncharacterized protein LOC131206454, translating into MALCVPVLLLGGLLLTCPGANSWDLRSVGIDKFHVRHVSLYRNRAFLTIESAASNVSLVEASWPENLPGYNHRARVLSDDGDESCQALQRVLCTDVDRLARLWVLSGPDGHCPPKLLIRSLLGPQAGEIQHRFQRSDRHFQTVVVDPVPAADGDTRAFITLHDHDYILLYSLFKRSLGMLKFEKNDLSALHPISLSEVTVNHNRLYVADTVSDRLFALPVRNLRQMAFPEDGIHRIVMKTSITYLGQLLGRPHGLKLDCRDNLLYVLPRDGAIVLWSAGRALKAENHRVVFQQSGHIAQIILGVAGKAWAVSADFVSPATRRHCVKLVL; encoded by the exons ATGGCGCTGTGTGTTCCGGTGCTACTTCTCGGTGGCTTGCTACTCACCTGCCCGGGTGCCAACTCGTGGGATCTTCGCTCGGTCGGAATCGATAAGTTTCACGTGCGCCATGTGTCGTTGTACCGTAACCGTGCCTTTTTGACGATCGAATCGGCTGCCTCGAACG TGTCCCTCGTGGAGGCTTCGTGGCCTGAAAACCTTCCCGGCTATAATCACCGGGCGCGCGTACTGTCCGACGATGGGGACGAGTCCTGCCAGGCGTTGCAGCGGGTGTTGTGCACCGACGTCGATCGGCTCGCTCGGCTGTGGGTCCTGAGTGGCCCGGATGGCCACTGTCCACCGAAGTTGCTGATCCGCAGTCTGCTAGGACCACAGGCGGGTGAAATTCAGCACCGGTTCCAACGGAGTGATCGACACTTCCAGACGGTGGTCGTTGATCCGGTTCCTGCGGCCGACGGGGACACCCGTGCGTTTATCACGCTGCACGATCACGACTACATTCTGCTCTATTCGCTCTTCAAACGATCCCTCGGAATGCTCAAGTTTGA GAAAAACGATCTCTCCGCGCTCCATCCGATCTCACTGTCGGAGGTAACGGTAAACCACAACCGACTGTACGTGGCCGACACGGTGAGCGATCGGTTGTTTGCGCTACCGGTGCGAAACCTCCGTCAGATGGCCTTCCCGGAGGATGGCATCCACAGGATCGTCATGAAGACGAGCATCACGTACCTGGGGCAGCTGCTGGGGCGTCCTCACGGACTCAAGCTCGATTGCCGGGACAATCTGCTGTACGTTTTGCCGCGGGACGGAGCGATCGTTCTGTGGAGCGCTGGCCGGGCGCTGAAGGCCGAGAACCATCGGGTTGTGTTTCAGCAGAGTGGCCACATCGCCCAGATCATACTCGGGGTGGCGGGGAAGGCGTGGGCCGTATCCGCGGACTTCGTGTCACCGGCCACTCGACGGCACTGCGTGAAGCTCGTCCTTTGA